The segment gtcgtcgtcatgtgcatatataataaaaaaaaaaaaaaaaaaaagtaaacttttGTTAACAAAATAGTGTGGATTTACAGTATTATATCACCCATTTATCAACcacaacatgaaaataattatcatCTTATTTGTATCTGCCAGACCTTCATTCCTAGTTGAGAGGTTGTTCTGATTGTTCTAAGAAGTTGTTGTTTGTATctgatgaaaaaataaatgaataaaaaatatcaattgACCATATGAATGCTGGTATTCAAACAGGTTATGGTCtcacccaaaaatatatatgatgGCAAATACTCTCTAGGCCATCTACATAGCCATTATAAAACTACTCCAGAGCTCACCTTTTGACCTGTCTATTCTACATTAATCCTTCCTATCAATGCTATTGTCAGATGCCAAGAAAACAATGCTTATTAACAATGAATGCTTATAAACttaattttcacaaaaacatTAGAATATGTATCAATTATGATGCTTCTATGGTAGTGCATGCTTTCCTTTTCTGAATCTTATTGCACGTAACAATTTTCAGTATTAATCACTGAAACCATGTTATAATAATGACTTGCTTAAtccaacaaaacaataaaaaagaacAGAATATTATGAGATCCCTCAATGATATAACCTTTATAGCAATCACTACATTCATAACATAATTTGTTACTCTGGGATCTTCAAATGTTCATCTCTCCATTTAAACAGCATGAGGGGAAACATAGCTGCCATATCTTGCAAgctgaaatctgtttaaattcAGCACATCTGTaaatctctctgtctgtccaCTTGTATATGCTTGTAATGTTTTATGCATAGTCTCAACAAAGTGTTCTTTGCACCGCTTGTAAAAGTTTGTTTCCCATTCAAAACCCACGCAGCTTGAACAAAGCTGAAAATCAGACTGTACGAGGGTGATATTATGAAGttatattttagttatttaaatAGATCTTCCTCTCTCTAATTTTAGATTTTGCTGTCAGTGTGTTGTCAGTcaattaaaagaaaagaaagtagTTTTGCTTTAATGGCTGTACTTTTGTCTCTCTCAGCCAAGAATAGACTACTTAATAAAATCTATATAAAGGCTTTCTAGATTATGCCTTGAGTTTAAAACTGCTACTTAACTATAATGTAATGTCACTACgatgaaaaatatccataaataCAGTACATGCAAACTATGAAGAAAAACCTACACTGTCTGCTCTCTCTGCCAGTAGAAACACCAGATGATGATTTGATGTTCTGTCTGTATAAACAACTCAGATTATGAAAATGCTGTGTTATATCACAAATATGAGCATTGAACCACATTGTAAAAATCAAAAGTTGggaaaacttaaaagtttaaggcaacaaacttcagcaggttgagttttctcaacttcttgtattcagtttatacaacaaaaagttgagaaaactcaaaaatcacctacaaaaacaagttgagaaaacaaaaatctgctgaagtttgttgccttaaacttttaagttttcaacttttgattttttacaTTGCTATAATTGGGATAGTTTGTCCTTTTTGCTGAATATGCAATTACTGTTAATAGTAGCTATATAATCAATGTTATCAGTATCGTTCGAGGAGCCATTTTACACAGATATACATCATAATGTAAACTttcatttcatgccgactttaaaataaaaaaaaaatattctgaaattgtaatattttacagtattacttttttattaaataaatacagccttgttGAACatgagagacttctttcaaaaacattaaatcttACCAACCGCAAACTTTtgagtatatatttttatacacacacacacacacacacacacacacacactggtatgccataatgtagggaataccagtacacacacagacacagacacacagacccagacacacagacacacacacacacacagacacacatttcACTACTATGGGACACCAAATATAAGCTTTGTATTTAGGAGGGGTATACCATCAGCAGTGGTACCATCAATGTTTTCTCCAAACGTTTAAGatatgtacactctaaaaaaataaaggttttttttttggcatctaTGTATATCCATGTATATCCAAGGAACCTTTTCATTCCACACAAGGCTGTTTATAGTgggaaaaaaatgttctttaaatgcttaaaatgttcttcacactaagaaaaaaatattattttaagaactgttcaataaaagcttttttgGGGAATCCAAAATGGTTCTTCACTGCATCACTGAGAAACCTGATACTGAGTGTAGTATCAAATAGTAGCCTATGTATTTGGCTCCTTtgacaaaataagcaagctTTTGATAGTTACTTTTAACACAATAAAAAACTCCTGAAAACTCAGagaatatattattaaaagcaGCAACACTCTTACTGTCTTTGCACATGTGCGACCCTATTGTAACCTTTGTGACAGAGGCATCTCATCTCAGCAGGAATCCACAATTACCCAGCAAATAAAACACCATCCTTCTACTGTACCATTGCCTTTTTAATGGCCTCCTGGAAACATAAAACACAAGACTACATGACAGTACTGTCCACTAAAACAGGAAGCAATTTAGCTTCAATGGGTGCCAACAGCAGCCAACTCCCCATAAATCACTGACCTGTGGGCAAACCTCATGATGATATAAAACACAGAATGACAGACACTTCCACAATATCTCTAACAAAAGCTTGTATAGGTTACTAATCCACGTGATGCATTCCTCAAAACATGTTTAGATCACCACAAAATCAAGACCTGTTTTTGAATGAGAACAGCATGCATTTTGAACAATTTTTGATTTATGGTGCACTATCACCATATTTTTACAAACAGTCTTCACAAGGTCAGACACCGTCTTTCTCTGTTCTGTGGATACAAATGGAGATATGTAGACCACTTTGGCTCAATATATTTTGGCCATGTCTTACATTTGCAGTATGAAATAAACTGGCTGTCAAGATATGACAGgaattattaaatatagtaCAGATTAAATGCGTTTAACTTTAGTAGGCCCTATATCTTTCGTAGTACAATTAAATTAATGTGTAAAATAATGTGTGCCCACATAAACTGTcagcaacaaaaaacaaagaactTCAGCTTACCTAAAACATAGTTGACATGTAATTAAGAACCAACCTGAACAACCGAACACGATCAATAACAAGTGCTTGATTCTTAACACTTGGTCAACAGTTTTAAGCATTAAGTCGAATCAGCTCCGGTTGATGAAATTTGGAAGACAAGATTATTGCAGCAATCCCTTCTTTTACAGGCCTGAGTGAGCACGAATTCCATCCTCATGAATTACGCCGTTCTGGTACCATCTTGTGGGCAGGAGTGTGTACTACACTAATTTGTACTACTACACTGTGTAGTACACTACAATACATTTCTCGAGCTCTCCTGCAAGCTctttcagagagagagagagaggggggggaggggggggggtaAGCTTAAAAAACTGCGAGGAATCATTTTTGCAACAACAGTAGTACCAAAGAGTAGTactagtagtagtaataataattttgttgcAATATACTAATAatggtaatattattagtaCTTCAATATTTAGTGAATTTCTTTGAGATGGGAAGCTTGACTTATTTTTTACGTCATAATTACGTCATCGCGTGGTCCCTTGTGTGTAAATCAGAGCCGTTAAATATGATGATTATTAATACTTCCTTTAGATAGCCTATCTGACTTTACATacgaatgttttttttaattttaatgttctCCTGAAGGTGTTTGcatattttaataaaagtttcttgaataaaaaaaatacagctcAGACcgttttattattgttgttaaattcttttttgtgttgtaACTGTGTGTATTTGCTCTTATATAtgttcagttaaattaattaattaattaattaattaattaattaataaaaaataccgCTCAGACGGTTTTTGTGAACGAGTGAAAAGATCGACTCAAAAGAACGACTGGTTCACAAATCGGACATTGCTCGTGGTGTGTTAGCGGCTAAATAACGGTTGTCCATTATTGCTTATGAAAGTTTTGATTTACTCGTTTTCATCTTTcagaacttttctgttttactaTCCACGTTTGGTTCAGGAATGCTTTAATGAGTTTCATTTGAACATCGTCACACGGTAGAGGCCTGAAGAAGGATTATTGCAACATCGAGGCCTTCAAACTGTTTCTGTGCGAACTGAAGTGATAAACACCTCAGCATAAGCATGTTTAAAGGCAAAACCGCGTGGTTCTCCAGCAGTGTTGGACAGGGGGTAACCAGCTTCTGGGGTGAGATGAGGATTTGGTTATATGCTACTAAAATAATCtattaatgaatattttggaatatGTCATCTGATCTTACGTGAAGTTTGAACTTGAAGTGCATTACCTGTTATATTGTTTTAGTTTCTGAAGGGGGAGCTCTTTCTTCGTGGAAAACAGCAAATTACCTCTTCAGTGATGATGCCTCTTCTGAAGACACTAAAAGGTGTATTTAGTTTATTATGCAATTTTTGTTTTAGGGTAACTtggccattttttaaaaaagaagctTAAAAAGTAACAGTATGCATGGATagtgtattttttaatataaagcaAAGAAAATTGTTTATCACTCGCATCTGTGGCAAGCCTACATAAAGTAATTTAATTCAAATCTACTGTACCCCAAACCCCTGAAATGCCTGAAAGACAAACTTTACCTgattccttttttttctttttcttcttcttatttTTAGGATATATCACAGTGAGGACTATGTAAATAACCAGGCAACAGTTTTCCACAGCAATTTCCTGTCAGCATGTAAACCTCGCCAGAGTGTAAAATCTGTGCCTATTGGCCACTATGTGCTTCCCCCAGACTCCATCCAGAATGGTGAGATGTTCTAGCTAGGTGTAAACCATAaataagcaataaggtacgagaagcaaccccttcagccgtgacttattcatgatacagcaatagccttgagtaccttattgcttttataaaacagttaccacacaatacaaatattaaagccaaaaatatgtatcaatgcaactttcatgaagtaactTTCACTAAAGCCTTCCTTCTGCCAGAAAAAAATAGTACCTGACCataaacagcaacagaagttacattattagccattagatggtggcaaagattgtctttataagtgtgtcagtcagtagcgaacacttttacattgaaaagactgaattgacCCTTAgcagggagtttgattgacaagtgttctaaccaatcagaacgccgaatCCACCATTtcgtccgacaaagcagtcagtagttagaagattaaccttggtggacttaaacttgaaaaatggtgtgtattgacatctttccgcgtttgaaacaacattccttctcatgttcatttgtgtttatttgatgctatacatgaactagtaggaagagatgatcggtttatgagcctcttgagctgaggcgctacagcaatctgtcacgaccatggtcacgacacattaaagagccacaaaaagctttttattgtttgaatttcttaaaaaactacacagtttgaaagctgggactttgtttaataccataagtaacctgctttgtcttgtctgtcgacgtgttgttgtcagtatcctctttgctccgcgatgtttttttcactgcgtgtctGACAGCGCCACTGCTTGTCAgaaaaagcaacagtaactaaggggggcgggtctttgcgaagggtcaattgttttgaacacggaacaagacatgcaactgacaaatgctttgactagcgcagtcagtcatgggaaaaccccttaactgttaaaaggacaagatattgcagcggacatttaaacagatttttttattatgaacatagtactgacctgaaggaaaatgctaaatctgaatgcaggtaataaactcgctcactcgatctctttctcacaacattcttctacaCAATACAGTACGTTTCAAtaaacaatatcaattgagaacatacagtttacattgctaagagtggttgctaagggtgttgtgtagtgatacacagaaacgttgggtgaagcggtcgtagccgtgttttattttgaataaaacacagctattgaccaatcagaatcaaggacatgAATAATTCTAATATAAATAATTGTTACATTTAATACTTCATGCCTGGTTACAGTTCCAATTTTTCTCTTTAGAAATGAGAGTGGTAATTGGAAGGTTTATTTGGGAAAAGGATGAACAGGTAGGAGAACATGCTGTCATTAAACCCATGTCTGGCTATTCCATGTTGTCATTTGCTAGCTTCTCAGTTGTCATCTATTATTAAAGGTGATGTGTGAAGAACAATTAAAAACCGAAGTGTCTGAAGACAGTCTGTCTGATGAGACTGAAGATCAACCAGTGAGAGAGAAGAACAGGTATGCattaactaaatatttaaatattttaaatatgtctgaATTGTATATAGGTTttgtaaaaaagcataaattaATTGTAGtgaattttattttgaaatccaTACAGTCATATTGTTCCTTTTCACTTACATAGACGCAACTGAGGTCCAAGTATTACTTTCACTACCACAGCCCTTTATCTTTATAAAAACATGGTTTAACCTCATGTTATCTTCATGTTCATGTTATATATTAGCCAGGATGATTACCAGGCTGTTGCATTACAGAACAAAGTGTGTTCATGCTGTGAGATGCAGCAGTATCCTGTTAACAACATGATCTCAGGTACTTAATTAACAGATCAAACTGACGCCCTACTTTCACCTATAATGCTATCTCACATTTAGAAACTGTTTATTCTGTCTCTTTTGCAGGATATGCTCATATCGATCAAATGAAGAAGTATTCAGGGGAACTTTATGATTTTCTTCCCTCCCTCCATGGCCATAATGTTTCAATATCTAATAATGTGACACCTCCTTATTGTCACAAAGAAATGTAATACTGCATATTGTGCCTCGTGTAAATCCACTTCTCGTTGTTTCATATGTTTCACTGACAGAAGTATTTAATGCAACTGGGTGTTCATTTTCAGTTTCTCATATGAATCTGCTTCTTCAGTAAATCACACTTTACCCAGCAATATGAAATCCAATCCCTGTATGTGAACAGAGGTGATTTGACATAGGTTACAGAGAATAACAATAGTAATATTAAAAGTACATACTTGAAACAAACTGTGTCTGTGTTTATTTTCTGTTGATGGTTAATTACCTTCCAGTGAGGTGGTCTATCCATTAAAGGATTTTCTCTGAGGTCAAGTTTTATAAGTCTGCTGAAAGCAGGGATTAAGTAATCCTCCAGTGATCTGATGCTGTTAAATTTAACAGACAGGATCTGCAGATTTGCCATGTCTGGAAACAGATATAAAATTACACATGAGCACCAAAGAGAACAAACAGATTTACATCTTGTAACCATTTGCAATAATAAAGCGAGTGAAATAGTAACTATTAGTCTTCTAAACGTTAACAATGTATGATGTTtttgaacaatgtttttacggtgtaaaaatacattaaaagtaGAAAAAGTGGAAAAAGTAGATGTCATAAGTAGTCATTTCAATAAGTGGGAAGTTTCTAACCTGTTAGTGCAGTAGGGATGTGCGAAAAACAGTTCTTGTCCAGATTCATGAAGACCAGAGACTGTAAGTGATTAACCTCTTCTGGGAGGTCTTGAAGTTTATTATCAGCTAAGTTTAACCACTGCAAACTGCTGAGGGCTCCAAATTTTGAAGGCAGgtgtgtaatattattattgtggaGCCCAAGTTTCTGTAACTTGCTGAGATTACCAATAGATAATGGTATGGAGATGAGACCACATCCAACAGCCCAGAGCTCTCTCAGTTCTCTCAGGTCACCTATTGCTTCTGTGAGAACAGATAATGGGTTGTGGTTTACACCCAGGTAAGTCAGGTGTTTCAATGATCCAATGTTGCTAGGAAGAATGGTCAGCTGGTTTCTGTCCAGGATCAGTTCTTCAAGCTTTTCCAGGTGCAGAATCTAACGGGGATGCAAACACGTGATTTACAATAATGTTATACGGGTCAATATCACCATAGAGTGCCTTTCAACCCTCACAATGTTTTAATTTCCCATTTGCTTTATGTCTTATCATAAATAGTAGACACTTAagtactgtaaaaaatatatggCTGAGCTCCCACACATATTTTTAGATAATTATGGGCCATTTTTCAGAGCATAAACCATAAGGTATGTCCACCCTGTCGTGGACATATATATTACTGTTAAATACGTTTTCATTGCAATATTAAGATGCAAATTATATTTTCTGAAAGGTATGATGTCCCTTTCCTAAACAGGGTTATTTGTTTGCTTTCATAAAATGTGCACATGTATTTTTTTGCTTATTTTGAGAAAACTGATATTtggatgcagtttttttttttttttttttgcatgttattgcaaataactgcaatttcagggttcaaacagagatggcgacaaagagggaaacttacggactgcagttTTAACTAAAAACCTCATGTAAACACCATATCATGAACAGAGAGAAACACACAAAGAAATCTAGATATACATTCacaaacaataacaaaacacaaacaataaataatttataaactacaaaatattaTCTACAGCAGATGTTtctataaattataatattacatttgtATAAATTGCAATATTAACTACAAATGAATGAGATGAATTTTATTACCAAATGATCAGTACACTCAAATTGAgtaatttcttattttatatattatatatatatatatatatatatatatatatatatatatatatatatatatatatatattaataggaaaacaaaatttttataaatgtattattttactatattttactCTTATTCAAATTTAATGAGCAGTGCATGGGACATAGCACAATAacactacaaaacaaaacaaaaattctagaaaatgtatataaacagCAAAGTAATGCTTTTGTTATGAATATAAAAACTTAGCTTTATATTACACACCCTTTGATAGTCTTTTTTATGTTAATTTATCATGGCAAATGAGTTATGTACAGGACACCAAAAGGCACCCTAATAACGCATTATTATATGATATGTGCTCCGAATTAATTCGTGAGTAGTAGCTACTTTGTATAACACAGTACATAAGTTTGGGGATATGGCTTACCTCGTCTGGTGGTAAAATGAGCTGATTGTTGTTCAGAAACAGTTTTTTCAAAGTAACGAGTCTCGAAATGCCAGGTGGCAAAACAACTAGACCCCGGTGACTCATGTTCAGACTCTCCTGTTGTTTATTGAGACATTCCAGAACCATATCATCCCcgttcattttatttcatttaacaaaaacacaaacagacgCTATTGAATAGAGAGGTTAGGCGCATCACCATAGTAACAGACAACTTCCGGCATTTCCGGAACTGGGGCTGAATGGAAATAAATGGTGAGATTCAAGATGCCCACAGAGTGCGTAAGCGCACGAAAAGTGGGGGGAAATATCTGTCCATATTTTATAGTTATATTGTATGTATTTACTTTTtaagaataatgttaaaatgcagAAACTAGTCTTTCCTCTAACGTTACATGTTTTTGTGCAGACTGTGCTCTGACTGCGCAGTTTTGATGTTCTTGAATGACCTGCTTAGAAAACAGGAAGAGGTGGGATGGCCGTAAACAAGGGGCGTCAGTGCgcgtgtgagtgagtgagagcgCGCTTTATCCGTACATGAGCCAAATAATAAGTGTATGAACAGTGAGTACACGAGTTATCTGGAGTTTATCAGTTGTTCTATACGTGTGTAAGTGAATAAAATGGATAAAGACAACCTCTCCGTGGTCCTGCACTCTAAAGGAGATATCAGACTGGTATGACATTTCTTGCATTTTGGTAAAGATTGTGCAACCCTTGAACTCTGCTTGCATTTGCAATTAATAATTGCAGACTTTTCTGCATCTTTGACAGGAACAGCGTCCGATCCCGGAGCCAGGACCAAATGGTATAGATGTGTGACTAAGCAATATTTCCAAATGCTTTGCAATGATGAGTAACATATTAGTATTCATATTTATCCACTTTTCTTCAGATGTTCTACTTCAGATGCACTCTGTGGGCATTTGTGGATCAGACGTGCACTATTGGCAGAACGGCCGCATCGGGGACTATGTGTTGAAACAGCCCATGATACTGGGACATGAAGCCTCTGGTCGTGTGGTGAAAGTGGGATCTGCTGTGATGCACCTGAAACCAGGTTAGATCTGGATTTGTTATAATTTCACAGTTATACTTGGATTAATTGTGTCTTTCATTTTTGTACCCAGGAGACAGAGTTGCCGTTGAGCCCGGGGTTCCTCGTGAAGTAGACGAGTTTTTTAAATCTGGACGCTACAACCTTTCTCCCAGCATATTCTTCTGTGCCACTCCTCCAGATGATGGAAACCTGTGCAGATACTACAAACACAGTGCTAACTTCTGCTACAAGTCAGATCACTATTACTGGATGAATTATAAGTCCATGGCTCTATTCTATTCTCATTCTATGCGTAATAATCATATGAATGGCTGTGTGCCTGCAGACTTCCCGATAATGTGACTTATGAGGAGGGAGCCCTGATTGAGCCCCTGTCAGTGGGCATTCATGCCTGCAGGAGGGCAGGAGTCACTCTTGGAAGCTCAGTGTTTGTCTGCGGTGCAGGTCAGCCATCTCTAATGATTGCACATATTTATGCAACTGTTACATATTAACTAGCCAATCAGTGTATTGACCTCTGACTTGGTCTCTGCCAATTTTTCTAGTGTGTCagcattgtaaaatatatatctaATATCAATGCAACATTTTTAGAAATGTCATCTTAATATAACATGACTTTTTAAATATGTGACTGGTTATAGCGGACTATGTTCAAatatatgtttgttttcatcaaaaaaggACCAATTGGACTAGTTTCTTTGTTGGCGGCCAAAGCCATGGGTGCTTCGCAAGTAGTAATAAGTGGTAATGTATATATtcagtatgtataaaaagtaaTTCTATATGTATAAATTGCACATgtaaaatctatttttaatctgtATTTGTAGACTTGTCCTCTGATCGGCTTGCCAAGGCTAAAGAGATCGGAGCAGACTTCCTGCTTCATGTGAAGAAAGAGGATGCACCACAGGACATAGCCAAAAAAGTGGAGGGAATGCTTGGTTGCATGCCTCAAATCAGCATTGAATGCACTGGAGTGCAGAGCAGCATTCAAACAGCCATCTATGCAAGTTTGATGACAAAAATCATACTGCTTTCACATTATTGGAGAACTCAACTGTTTGTTTGAGTGTTTAGACATGCTAAAATCATTGATCATACTTAGACCTAATTTTTGTGCTGATGATCGTGTTTTTGTCTAGGCTACTCATTCAGGAGGAGTGGTGGTGTTGGTTGGGCTTGGTACTGAGATGACCACCGTACCTCTTCTCAATGCAGCAGTCAGAGAAGTTGACATCAGAGGTGTATTCCGCTACTGTAATACGTAAGTAGGATCACAAGGGCTAGAGATTTACTTATGACTGTTTCTTTTTTTGACTTTTACCTATGATACCTCATTGTTTTTCCAGCTGGCCGGTGGCCATTGCTATGTTGGCATCTAAGAAGGTGAACGTCAAGCCACTGGTCACCCACCGTTTCCCGCTGGAGCAGGCTGTACAGGCCTTTGAGACCACCCGTCAGGGTCTTGGGGTTAAAGTTATGTTAAAATGTGACAAGAATGACCAGAACCCATGAGATCAACTACTAGGCCCACATCTGATTATTGCCCTGCTACAGTCACTTGAATACATTTGTTTAACCCAGCTGATTTTGACAATAACCTCACTATCTTGTCTCAGGTACAGCAGTCATAGGAATTCAGTGATTACTCTTCAcagtaattatttataatttaattttctttgTAATTTATGAATCATGAAAATTTGCTAATTTAATTTTACGCAACATTGTCAGAGTGCAGTTTTAAATGGCATGCTAGAATAATAGCAGGTCATTTTTACAGCTTACTTACCTTGATcttgttcacaaaaaaaatgaatatttaccAAACTTCAGTTGTCTGTGTCATTATTTTAAGTACAGTTCTCATAGCCACGACAGCACAGCGCACATTTTTAATCAACTTGAATGACCCACTGAGAAAACAAGAAGATGTTGCATGGCTGTTAGCGACGTCAGTGCATGTGTGAGTGAAAGCACGCATAAGCCATTCAAGAGCCAAATTGAGCTCCTCCTCTGGATGTACTTTCAGCATAATGGGTGGAGATAAAAGGTCCAGTCACAATCTAACCCTGCTCACAACTCTATCCCTCCACCCATTAGATCCACAGAGGAAGAGCTGGACTTGGTCAAACTCAACCCATGACGACCAATGAGAGGGAGCTAACAAAACCTATCAGTTGCTCTGTATGTGTTGTAAGACTGGCGAAACTGGAAAATGTCGAGCCGTCTTGTTGAGGAATGAATACTCCTCGAGCAGACAAAGGACGTttctggaaattaacatttgaactctctATTGCAAAATTAGCATCCCCACCCACATCGCCAAACCATTTGAAATTCTTCCTTCAGACACTCAGCATTATGTATCTTTCTGATGTCAGGTATTTATCTTTTACTCGTTTACTTTTGAGTGGAGCATAGGGCACACCAGCTGTGATTTTAGAGCTCCGGCTAATGCTTGGCATTAGTTCAAGTGTACTTAGACTGTAAAGGCTAAAAAGGGAATTCCATTTAGGACAACAAAATGTTGATGGACCAACCTAAATAGGTTGAGCCTTACCTctgtttaatgtaatgttactcTAGCTAAGTGTACATGGAAAATCATGACATGACCAAACCAAAGCTACTATCAGAGTAATATTGGTCAACTTATCTGTAGTAGTGGTCATGACCTCTGACTAGAGATAGTGTTACTTTAATTCAAGTGTATACAGATCAATGGGGACTAAACAAAATTCTTTTAGATAGAGCAAGCATGAGAGCGGCCTTCTAAATAGTATAGTCAGTTACCTCCGTCTAGTGACCCAGACTGGTGAGTTTGTGATCATGGACCCGCATATTAATGAACAGCCGATGCGAGGACCCTGTGCGACTCTGAAAACCGAATGAATGAGTACAATAAAagtaaagagttaaatagaATAATCATATATCTAGATAAATTACCATATAAATGGTCAATAATGAATTGGCATTCCAATCTAAATTCGAGGTCATAATAAAATGGAGTCAAATAATAGTTTAATTAGAATTAAACTACTTTGCCACACTGAAAAGAGCGAATGTGCAAGAAACCTTCCCCGCACTATGGGAAACCGTCGTTGGGCCGACTGGGCAGGCCTTACAGTGTATATGTGAATAAAGTGGATAAAGACAACCTCTCTTTGGTTGTGCACACTAAAGGAGATCTCAgattggcatgacatttcatgAATTTTAGTTTTGAAGATTTAGCAACCCTTAAACTCTGATTGCACTTGCAATTTATAGTTGCAAACTTTTCTGTATCTGTAACAGGAACAGCATCCGATTCCTGAGACAGGACCAAATGGTTTAGCTTTGTGAATATTTCCATATACAGTCCAATGGTGATTAGCACCTCAAtatgtattaattaatatttgctGGATCTTTATTAAAGTCGTGTTACTTCAGATGCACTCTGGGCATTTGTGGATCTGATGTGCATATGT is part of the Chanodichthys erythropterus isolate Z2021 chromosome 11, ASM2448905v1, whole genome shotgun sequence genome and harbors:
- the terb2 gene encoding telomere repeats-binding bouquet formation protein 2, which gives rise to MFKGKTAWFSSSVGQGVTSFWVSEGGALSSWKTANYLFSDDASSEDTKRIYHSEDYVNNQATVFHSNFLSACKPRQSVKSVPIGHYVLPPDSIQNEMRVVIGRFIWEKDEQVMCEEQLKTEVSEDSLSDETEDQPVREKNSQDDYQAVALQNKVCSCCEMQQYPVNNMISGYAHIDQMKKYSGELYDFLPSLHGHNVSISNNVTPPYCHKEM
- the sord gene encoding sorbitol dehydrogenase, coding for MDKDNLSVVLHSKGDIRLEQRPIPEPGPNDVLLQMHSVGICGSDVHYWQNGRIGDYVLKQPMILGHEASGRVVKVGSAVMHLKPGDRVAVEPGVPREVDEFFKSGRYNLSPSIFFCATPPDDGNLCRYYKHSANFCYKLPDNVTYEEGALIEPLSVGIHACRRAGVTLGSSVFVCGAGPIGLVSLLAAKAMGASQVVISDLSSDRLAKAKEIGADFLLHVKKEDAPQDIAKKVEGMLGCMPQISIECTGVQSSIQTAIYATHSGGVVVLVGLGTEMTTVPLLNAAVREVDIRGVFRYCNTWPVAIAMLASKKVNVKPLVTHRFPLEQAVQAFETTRQGLGVKVMLKCDKNDQNP